A genomic window from Providencia alcalifaciens includes:
- a CDS encoding AzlC family ABC transporter permease has product MSSQQPKPWQRTMMDGAIHTLPLNLAVIPWGVLAGSMAIETGLSFWQSIAMSAMVFAGAGQLVTLGLLNSGAGYITIVISVFFITSQHLLYGLTMRPHVKDFTTPQRVSIGFLLTDELFAISAAKRQPLSFSYLFGAGFSFYIVWLVTSLCGIVMANLVGDLSKLHLDFSVVATLLAIVVPLTKKISTACGVLFSLITAITLSMYSISSAIVIAGVGGMFVSVGVSRLLREEK; this is encoded by the coding sequence ATGTCGTCCCAACAACCAAAGCCATGGCAGCGCACAATGATGGATGGAGCCATCCACACATTACCCTTAAACCTTGCAGTTATTCCATGGGGGGTTCTTGCTGGCTCCATGGCCATTGAAACAGGACTTTCTTTTTGGCAAAGCATCGCAATGTCTGCAATGGTTTTTGCAGGCGCAGGTCAATTAGTCACCCTAGGTTTACTCAATTCAGGGGCGGGCTATATTACGATTGTGATTTCTGTTTTTTTTATTACATCTCAACATCTTTTATATGGGCTAACCATGCGCCCTCACGTAAAAGATTTCACGACACCACAACGTGTAAGCATTGGCTTTCTATTAACTGATGAGCTATTCGCAATTAGTGCAGCCAAACGTCAACCTCTCAGTTTTTCCTATTTATTTGGCGCCGGATTTAGTTTTTATATTGTATGGTTAGTGACTAGCTTGTGCGGCATTGTGATGGCAAATTTAGTGGGTGATTTAAGCAAATTACATTTAGATTTTTCAGTAGTCGCAACGCTATTAGCTATCGTCGTTCCACTCACTAAAAAAATCAGTACCGCCTGCGGTGTTTTATTTTCATTAATTACTGCGATTACCCTATCAATGTATTCGATCAGTAGTGCAATAGTGATTGCCGGTGTTGGTGGGATGTTTGTTTCTGTAGGTGTCTCTCGTTTATTAAGGGAAGAAAAATGA
- the leuE gene encoding leucine efflux protein LeuE — translation MLENLGITNLWTYLIGVIFITLVPGPNSLFVLTSSAKYGVKNGYKAALGVFTGDALLIFLSFLGVASLVKTSPLFFSVIKYAGAAYLFYLGIKTLYSVLHKKESATDVDGIILETKGTYKKAVFLSLLNPKMIIFYVSFFIQFIDPAYPSAGVPFFVLGVILEVCSMFYLSMLIFGAVAVTNMVKHNKKLSKFSNSCIGAVFLMFGAKLALTA, via the coding sequence ATGCTTGAAAATTTAGGTATTACAAACTTATGGACTTATCTTATCGGTGTGATTTTTATTACATTGGTACCAGGCCCTAATTCTCTATTTGTTTTAACGAGTAGCGCAAAATATGGTGTGAAAAATGGTTATAAAGCAGCACTTGGTGTGTTTACTGGCGATGCATTGCTCATTTTTTTATCATTTTTAGGTGTCGCGTCTTTAGTCAAAACGTCTCCTCTATTTTTTAGCGTGATCAAATATGCGGGTGCTGCCTATCTATTTTACTTAGGTATTAAAACGTTATATTCAGTATTGCATAAAAAAGAATCTGCAACAGATGTCGATGGGATCATATTAGAAACAAAAGGGACGTATAAGAAAGCCGTCTTTTTAAGTTTGCTAAATCCAAAAATGATCATTTTTTATGTTTCATTTTTCATTCAATTTATTGACCCAGCGTACCCAAGTGCAGGGGTGCCATTCTTCGTACTCGGCGTAATATTAGAAGTATGTAGCATGTTTTATCTATCAATGCTGATATTTGGTGCTGTTGCAGTGACCAACATGGTCAAACACAATAAAAAATTATCTAAATTTTCAAATAGCTGTATTGGTGCCGTCTTTTTAATGTTCGGTGCGAAATTAGCATTAACAGCCTAA
- a CDS encoding tetratricopeptide repeat protein, which translates to MRYSRHGYKLERAIKKQLAPNKSINQALKEYELNPTTNSCVTLADAYTDKGDYQNAIKYYQESLQGINQYSPDIMLKYADVLYEAGEYARCKETLDLLCEKNPTFNSNTGHFLYARSLARLGLVTEADNEFRALLNHRDHIEYKVAYAEFLFEQKRVIEAMPLIDEVIKTYSLLPKAAQNYNKHWYQTAVKLKNSKLIE; encoded by the coding sequence ATGCGTTATTCCCGCCATGGATATAAGTTAGAAAGAGCGATTAAAAAACAATTAGCACCCAATAAAAGCATCAATCAAGCTCTAAAAGAGTATGAATTAAACCCGACCACGAATAGTTGTGTGACACTGGCAGACGCCTATACGGATAAAGGGGATTATCAAAATGCGATTAAATACTATCAGGAATCACTGCAAGGAATTAATCAGTATTCACCAGATATTATGTTGAAATATGCTGATGTACTGTATGAAGCGGGTGAATACGCACGTTGTAAAGAGACGCTAGACTTATTGTGTGAAAAAAATCCAACGTTCAACTCGAATACAGGGCATTTTTTATATGCTCGTTCTTTAGCACGTCTAGGGTTGGTTACAGAAGCTGATAATGAATTTCGTGCCTTATTAAATCATCGTGACCATATTGAATATAAGGTCGCTTACGCTGAGTTTTTATTTGAACAAAAACGAGTGATTGAAGCGATGCCATTAATTGATGAAGTGATTAAAACTTATTCACTTTTACCTAAAGCGGCACAGAATTATAATAAGCACTGGTATCAAACAGCAGTAAAATTAAAAAATAGTAAGTTAATAGAGTAA
- the ddlA gene encoding D-alanine--D-alanine ligase, with protein sequence MSKIRVGVIFGGKSTEHEVSLQSAKNIINGLDRSKFDVCLIGINKEGQWHEYDEASFLLHGDDPAHIALNTPKRSIAVVPGKQSEQFISLEDAKPLPQIDVIFPIVHGNLGEDGSLQGLLRMANLPFVGPGVLGSSACMDKDVTKRLLRDAGLHIAPFITLLKSGRGEISYAATVEKLGLPLFIKPANQGSSVGISKVNNESEFNAALDFAFLFDVKVLIESAVKGREIECAVLGNEHPLASPCGEIVLHDSFYAYHTKYIDENGASVVAPADLEQDVSEKIRTIALEAYQALNCSGMSRVDVFLTETNDVVINEINTLPGFTNISMYPKLWQQGGMTYQELISRLIELGIEKFQQTAALKTACDEI encoded by the coding sequence ATGAGCAAAATTCGGGTTGGTGTCATTTTCGGTGGTAAATCCACTGAGCATGAAGTTTCGTTGCAATCAGCTAAAAATATTATTAATGGATTAGATCGTAGTAAGTTTGATGTTTGCCTTATTGGTATTAATAAAGAAGGGCAATGGCATGAATATGATGAGGCGAGCTTCCTATTACATGGTGATGATCCTGCTCATATCGCGTTAAATACTCCAAAACGTAGCATTGCAGTTGTTCCAGGTAAACAAAGTGAACAATTCATTTCTCTAGAAGATGCTAAGCCTCTCCCGCAAATAGATGTTATTTTCCCAATTGTCCACGGTAACTTAGGTGAAGATGGTTCTCTACAAGGTTTACTGCGTATGGCGAACTTGCCGTTTGTTGGACCGGGTGTTCTAGGCTCATCGGCTTGCATGGATAAAGATGTCACCAAACGCCTTTTAAGGGATGCAGGGTTACATATTGCACCATTTATTACGCTATTGAAAAGTGGTCGTGGTGAAATCAGCTATGCTGCAACGGTTGAGAAACTGGGCTTACCATTATTTATTAAACCGGCTAACCAAGGTTCATCGGTTGGGATCAGTAAAGTTAATAATGAAAGCGAGTTTAACGCAGCATTAGATTTTGCATTCTTATTCGACGTAAAAGTACTGATTGAAAGCGCAGTAAAAGGGCGTGAAATCGAGTGTGCGGTGCTTGGAAATGAACATCCACTCGCTAGTCCATGTGGTGAAATCGTGCTGCATGACAGCTTCTATGCTTATCATACTAAGTATATTGATGAAAATGGAGCGTCTGTTGTTGCTCCGGCGGATTTAGAGCAGGATGTGAGTGAAAAAATCCGCACAATTGCGCTTGAAGCTTATCAAGCTTTAAACTGCAGTGGTATGTCACGCGTTGATGTATTTTTAACAGAAACGAATGATGTTGTGATTAATGAAATCAACACATTACCGGGTTTCACAAATATCAGTATGTATCCGAAACTATGGCAACAAGGTGGTATGACTTATCAAGAACTGATCAGTCGTTTAATTGAACTTGGGATTGAAAAATTCCAGCAAACAGCCGCGTTAAAAACAGCCTGTGATGAAATTTAA
- a CDS encoding GNAT family N-acetyltransferase: MNIPLYYLRHYQSIEKTFWTSICEHSIQIAQHTICYLTPLNSPAFNFIYLQPDSTHHAFMQAYNLFVSQKKNHTLVIPEEMLPKVVKDIEALNYKRDSVTTAMALTLSQQKEVDLPDNQVDIVLANHDLSLWAKPLVSAFYLSEEHDTVIQEYVRYHEDALQQGAPQFHLVLLVNGEPATSMTVTIEGELARFDDIGTEPKFQGKGYASQLIDYALAFCRQQRVEHCFLDASEAGFDLYKKFGFEPLFRYINYVWCNKNLVN, encoded by the coding sequence ATGAACATACCGCTCTACTATTTACGACATTACCAATCGATCGAAAAGACGTTTTGGACTTCGATTTGTGAGCACAGTATCCAGATTGCACAACATACAATTTGTTATTTAACGCCATTAAATTCCCCAGCGTTCAATTTTATCTATCTGCAACCCGACTCTACCCATCATGCTTTTATGCAAGCGTACAACCTCTTTGTATCACAGAAAAAGAACCACACCTTGGTGATCCCTGAAGAGATGTTACCAAAAGTCGTCAAAGATATTGAAGCACTTAACTATAAACGTGACAGCGTCACTACAGCAATGGCGCTAACTTTGTCACAGCAAAAAGAAGTTGATTTGCCTGATAATCAGGTAGATATCGTACTTGCAAACCATGATTTATCTCTTTGGGCTAAACCATTAGTTTCTGCCTTCTATCTTTCAGAAGAGCACGATACAGTGATCCAAGAGTATGTTCGCTACCACGAAGATGCCTTGCAGCAAGGCGCACCACAATTCCATCTAGTCTTATTAGTGAATGGAGAGCCCGCAACATCCATGACGGTGACCATTGAAGGCGAATTGGCGCGTTTCGACGATATCGGTACTGAACCTAAGTTTCAGGGTAAAGGCTATGCTTCTCAGCTTATTGATTATGCTCTCGCATTTTGTCGCCAGCAACGAGTCGAGCATTGCTTTTTAGATGCTTCAGAAGCAGGATTTGATTTATATAAAAAATTTGGATTTGAGCCGTTGTTCCGTTACATCAATTATGTTTGGTGCAACAAAAACCTAGTGAATTAA
- the yqfB gene encoding N(4)-acetylcytidine aminohydrolase → MNNIPETITFFERLLPLVVSGEKVITIRDESESHYVPGSVVKVYALETGDYYTDIEILSVEPLNYDDISEYHATQEAMTLETLKALIREIYPTENCLYVIHYRLTTVKAESR, encoded by the coding sequence GTGAATAATATCCCCGAAACCATTACGTTCTTTGAGCGTTTATTACCACTGGTTGTTTCTGGTGAAAAAGTGATCACTATTCGTGATGAAAGTGAGAGTCATTATGTGCCAGGCTCGGTTGTCAAAGTCTATGCTTTAGAAACCGGTGATTACTACACCGATATTGAAATACTTTCTGTTGAGCCGCTTAACTACGATGATATTTCAGAGTATCACGCGACTCAAGAAGCGATGACATTGGAGACGTTGAAAGCCTTAATTCGTGAAATTTATCCAACAGAAAATTGCCTGTATGTTATTCATTATCGATTAACAACGGTAAAAGCCGAATCACGATAA
- a CDS encoding D-cysteine desulfhydrase — protein MSLQQKLTQFAKVDLLKASTPLNRLDNLSRLYGREIYIKRDDMTPLAMGGNKLRKLEFLMADALAQNAKIIVTAGAIQSNHVRQTAAVAAMYGLKCVALLENPIQSEDSNFLHNGNKLLTDLFGTQCIMCDELTDPQAQMAELIKSLDLQDAYIVPVGGSNGLGALGYVQCAIEIAQQKPTNIEFDKVIVASGSAGTHAGLAIGLQELLPTSQLIGVTVSRTQQDQAPKVEKLQNELAELLQIKNTPEITLWDDFFAPMYGMPNRGGLDAIALLAQKEGILLDPVYTGKAMAGLIDYLDNSSEKTSVLFVHTGGAQALFAYSEINKTIK, from the coding sequence ATGTCTCTTCAACAAAAATTAACTCAATTCGCAAAAGTTGACTTGCTTAAAGCATCGACCCCATTAAATCGACTCGATAATTTATCGCGTTTATATGGTCGAGAAATCTACATTAAACGCGATGATATGACGCCGTTAGCAATGGGCGGAAATAAGTTGCGTAAACTTGAGTTTTTAATGGCGGATGCCTTAGCCCAAAATGCAAAGATTATCGTGACAGCGGGTGCAATTCAATCTAACCATGTCCGTCAAACTGCTGCCGTAGCGGCAATGTACGGGCTAAAATGTGTCGCTTTATTAGAAAATCCTATTCAAAGTGAAGACAGCAATTTCCTGCATAATGGCAATAAACTACTCACCGATTTATTTGGTACTCAATGCATAATGTGTGATGAATTAACCGATCCACAAGCACAAATGGCAGAGTTAATTAAATCGTTAGACTTGCAAGATGCTTATATCGTCCCTGTCGGCGGCTCTAACGGTCTGGGCGCATTAGGTTACGTTCAATGTGCGATTGAAATTGCCCAACAAAAACCGACCAATATTGAATTTGATAAAGTGATTGTGGCTTCTGGTAGCGCTGGAACTCACGCTGGCTTAGCGATCGGCTTACAAGAATTACTCCCTACTTCACAACTCATTGGTGTCACCGTTTCTCGTACACAGCAAGATCAGGCGCCAAAAGTTGAAAAGCTGCAAAATGAGTTAGCAGAATTACTGCAAATTAAAAACACACCGGAAATTACACTTTGGGATGATTTTTTTGCGCCAATGTATGGCATGCCAAATCGTGGTGGCTTAGATGCAATAGCGCTATTAGCTCAAAAAGAAGGGATCCTTCTTGACCCAGTTTATACTGGTAAAGCGATGGCGGGTTTAATTGATTATTTAGACAATTCCTCTGAAAAAACATCGGTATTATTTGTCCATACTGGCGGCGCTCAAGCCCTTTTCGCCTATTCAGAAATCAACAAAACCATTAAATAA
- a CDS encoding Na+/H+ antiporter NhaC family protein, whose protein sequence is MHDYGIWTIITPIVTILLAILTRQVMLSLMLGILVGFTVINDHNVLLGIRGTVDGIIDTFSSAGNTRTIVFMVMIGGIMRLVVVTGGVRALVQLLTNKTKLIKNRTATQLLAIVITALIFIESSINQLVAGASTKNLARQYGVAPEKMSYLIQTACVSVCSSAIINGWGAVIMGLIGVQISQGLISGEPFDILIKSIGYNLMAWLSLATILFYVFTNVSWGPMKKAEVKYQENFIAGKLTESSLKNEEEEIIEHPNAHSALNFFIPILSTVLMVPVALYITGNGDFSKGSGSTSVYWGVMFGTAVSFCWFIGRRLLNIDNFFKELFIGYASMLKISSIMILAFLMGNVSSELNTGAYIAEVTQGIMAPGFSIGFIFIISAIMSLATGTSWGTFAIMIPIGVQLGLSVGMPIEYMIGAAISGSIFGDMTSPISADAIVASMATDCDHIEHIRTQMPYALVTASFVLAIYLYLGFTN, encoded by the coding sequence ATGCACGACTATGGTATTTGGACAATTATCACACCAATTGTCACTATCCTTTTGGCTATCCTCACTCGCCAGGTGATGCTTTCATTAATGCTAGGCATTTTAGTCGGTTTTACCGTCATTAATGACCACAATGTATTACTCGGCATTCGCGGAACTGTGGATGGGATCATCGATACATTTTCCTCCGCAGGTAATACTCGCACCATCGTCTTTATGGTTATGATTGGTGGGATCATGCGCCTAGTCGTCGTCACAGGCGGCGTTCGTGCATTAGTTCAGTTACTAACAAATAAAACAAAATTAATTAAGAATAGAACGGCGACACAATTACTCGCCATTGTTATCACTGCCTTAATTTTTATTGAAAGTTCGATTAACCAGTTAGTCGCGGGGGCATCCACTAAGAATTTAGCCAGACAATATGGCGTTGCCCCTGAAAAGATGTCCTATCTTATTCAAACAGCCTGCGTTTCCGTTTGTTCATCAGCCATTATAAATGGTTGGGGTGCGGTTATTATGGGGCTAATTGGTGTACAAATTTCCCAAGGTCTTATTTCAGGTGAACCCTTCGATATTTTAATTAAATCTATCGGCTACAACTTAATGGCATGGCTATCATTGGCCACCATTTTATTCTATGTGTTCACCAATGTTTCGTGGGGACCAATGAAAAAAGCCGAAGTGAAATATCAAGAAAATTTCATAGCCGGAAAATTAACCGAATCCTCTCTTAAAAATGAAGAGGAAGAAATTATTGAGCATCCAAATGCCCATTCAGCCTTGAACTTTTTCATCCCTATTCTTTCGACTGTCTTAATGGTTCCAGTTGCCTTATATATCACAGGCAATGGTGATTTCAGTAAAGGAAGTGGTTCAACATCCGTTTATTGGGGGGTCATGTTCGGTACCGCTGTTTCTTTCTGCTGGTTTATAGGAAGAAGGTTATTAAATATCGATAACTTCTTTAAAGAGCTATTTATTGGCTATGCCAGCATGTTAAAAATCAGCTCCATCATGATTTTAGCTTTCCTAATGGGAAATGTATCTTCTGAATTGAATACGGGTGCTTATATTGCTGAAGTTACCCAAGGGATCATGGCTCCCGGTTTTTCTATCGGTTTTATCTTTATTATTAGTGCCATTATGTCGTTGGCAACGGGGACGTCATGGGGAACTTTCGCCATAATGATCCCAATTGGCGTCCAATTAGGCCTATCCGTCGGCATGCCAATTGAGTATATGATTGGTGCAGCCATTTCAGGGTCTATTTTCGGTGACATGACTTCACCAATTTCTGCCGATGCCATTGTTGCCTCTATGGCCACCGATTGTGATCATATTGAACATATTCGCACTCAAATGCCTTATGCATTAGTGACCGCAAGCTTCGTACTTGCCATTTATCTCTATTTAGGCTTTACCAATTAA
- a CDS encoding LysR family transcriptional regulator — protein MKITLEELQTFISVVDYGSITAAADQQCMTISTVSRALLRLEEKVNTTLLYRTTRAIKLSDEGAAFLQKAREIVRLAQEAEDLLSARQSIPSGKLRIDASTPFLTHVIAPLIPLFYERYPQVELEINNYEGVTNLLEKKTDVAFRIGTLKDSSLSATLLGYTQKRLVASPAYLEKYGIPETIEDLNKHCLLGFTTPESLNYWPLENADGSLLKITPNIACASGEVLHHLALQGTGILSSSDFVSLDAFANGGLVKVLEQKTVTIKQPINAVYYRNHAVSPRLRCFIDFIKKYSTKIDPS, from the coding sequence ATGAAAATTACATTAGAAGAGCTCCAGACATTTATCAGCGTGGTCGATTATGGCTCCATTACGGCGGCAGCCGACCAGCAGTGCATGACGATATCTACCGTTAGTCGCGCATTATTGCGCTTAGAAGAGAAAGTCAACACTACGCTGCTTTACCGAACTACTCGCGCAATTAAACTCAGTGATGAAGGTGCCGCATTTTTGCAAAAAGCGCGAGAAATAGTCAGGCTAGCTCAAGAAGCAGAAGATTTGCTGTCTGCTCGCCAATCAATTCCATCAGGTAAGCTACGCATTGATGCCTCAACCCCATTTTTAACCCATGTTATCGCTCCGCTGATCCCATTATTTTATGAGCGCTATCCCCAGGTTGAATTAGAAATAAATAACTATGAAGGTGTGACAAACCTATTAGAGAAAAAGACGGATGTCGCGTTTAGAATTGGTACGTTAAAGGATTCTTCACTCAGTGCAACACTATTGGGTTATACCCAAAAAAGGCTGGTTGCTAGCCCTGCTTACTTAGAAAAATATGGAATACCGGAAACGATAGAGGATCTCAATAAGCATTGTTTGCTCGGTTTCACCACGCCAGAGTCATTAAATTACTGGCCACTTGAAAACGCCGATGGCAGCTTACTCAAAATTACCCCCAATATCGCCTGTGCCAGCGGCGAAGTACTGCATCACTTAGCACTGCAAGGGACGGGTATTCTCTCGTCTTCCGATTTTGTAAGTTTAGATGCTTTTGCCAATGGCGGGCTCGTGAAGGTGCTAGAACAAAAAACGGTAACAATAAAACAGCCGATTAATGCTGTCTATTATCGCAATCACGCCGTTTCACCAAGACTACGTTGCTTTATTGATTTTATTAAAAAATATTCGACAAAAATCGACCCGAGTTAA
- a CDS encoding MFS transporter, with the protein MRINTALLALSVGAFAIGITEFSPMGMLPYIAENLNESIPSVGAIVVIYALGVMIGAPIMTLLLVSQRPKIALVFLMAIFTVGNLLSGLAPNLVTLSLSRLITSLNHGAFFGLGAIVAASVVPAGKQASAIAAMFMGLTIAGIGGVPLVTKITQLIGWREAFYLISGIGLLTIASLIFAIPAHLQGSQVNVKNELRILRRPLVMLGMLSTVLGASAMFTLYTFITPMLMSFIQASDQTITMMLMVIGVGFSIGNYLGGYFADKNLYPTLLTLFVLSAISMMVFPIIATNIAGATIGLLFWSIVSFALVPPIQILVMNAAVGAQALASSVNIGAFNLGNAIGAAVGAAILSHGYSYMMMSFMGALLAIVGFMVILLIVRRKNSEIQTQDMMCSAN; encoded by the coding sequence ATGAGAATAAATACAGCATTGCTCGCGTTATCTGTTGGGGCATTCGCCATTGGCATTACCGAATTTTCTCCGATGGGAATGCTTCCCTATATCGCTGAAAACCTTAATGAAAGTATTCCTTCTGTCGGTGCGATTGTGGTGATTTATGCGCTAGGGGTAATGATTGGAGCACCGATCATGACGCTATTGCTAGTGAGTCAGCGTCCAAAAATTGCGTTGGTTTTTTTAATGGCGATTTTCACGGTGGGGAATTTATTATCGGGTTTAGCGCCCAACTTGGTGACGCTGTCACTTTCAAGGTTGATTACTAGCCTAAATCACGGTGCATTTTTTGGTTTAGGTGCAATTGTGGCGGCCAGTGTGGTTCCTGCGGGTAAACAAGCGAGTGCGATTGCGGCGATGTTTATGGGGCTGACCATCGCGGGCATTGGTGGAGTTCCATTAGTCACTAAAATAACGCAATTAATCGGTTGGCGTGAGGCATTCTATTTAATTTCGGGTATTGGATTACTCACAATCGCTAGTTTAATTTTTGCTATTCCTGCGCATCTACAAGGTAGTCAGGTTAACGTTAAAAACGAATTGCGTATATTAAGACGCCCATTAGTGATGTTAGGTATGTTATCGACGGTACTCGGAGCAAGTGCAATGTTTACCTTATATACGTTTATAACGCCAATGTTGATGAGTTTTATTCAAGCATCAGATCAGACAATTACAATGATGTTAATGGTAATTGGCGTTGGTTTTAGTATCGGTAATTATCTTGGTGGCTATTTTGCGGATAAAAATTTATATCCAACCTTATTAACCTTGTTTGTATTATCGGCAATAAGCATGATGGTGTTCCCGATAATTGCGACAAATATCGCTGGTGCAACCATTGGTTTATTATTCTGGAGCATTGTCAGCTTTGCATTAGTGCCACCAATTCAAATTTTAGTGATGAATGCGGCCGTTGGCGCGCAAGCGCTAGCATCCTCCGTGAATATTGGAGCATTTAATTTGGGAAATGCCATTGGAGCGGCTGTTGGTGCGGCGATTTTATCCCATGGCTACAGCTACATGATGATGAGTTTTATGGGAGCATTATTGGCGATAGTCGGGTTTATGGTGATTTTGCTGATCGTGCGTCGAAAAAACAGTGAAATACAAACGCAGGACATGATGTGTAGTGCGAATTAA
- the ydeE gene encoding efflux MFS transporter YdeE, with the protein MFSKSNISNTALLASSLLLTIGRGATLPFMAIYLTRQYHMAIDIVGIAMTIALTVGVLFSMGFGMLADKVDKKRCMLIAVVAFICGFIAIPLMNNALLVIIFFSLINCSYSVFSTVLKGYFADTLALSLKTKVFSLNYTFINIGWTVGPPIGTWLLMYSINLPFWLAAVSAAAPIFFIQRFVQSTKPASHVDGQPRVWNPKAMLHDRALAWFILSTFLGSLVFGSFTTWISQYVITIANSDFAQAVIGVILPVNAVVVVTLQYTVGKRITQDNLRRLMTIGSIFFLGGLSVFMGSGDNLYLWALGSFIFTLGELIYAPGEYMLIDSIAPEGMKSSYFSAQSLGLLGGAFNPMMTGFVLTELPPYFIFIILMAVTVLAWLSMLNGMRIKNKQTLAL; encoded by the coding sequence ATGTTTTCGAAATCCAATATCTCTAATACTGCACTGCTCGCGTCTTCGCTGCTATTAACCATCGGACGCGGCGCCACATTACCATTTATGGCGATTTATCTGACACGTCAATACCATATGGCGATCGACATCGTCGGTATTGCTATGACTATCGCCTTAACGGTCGGTGTATTATTCAGTATGGGATTTGGCATGCTGGCGGACAAAGTCGATAAAAAACGCTGCATGCTGATTGCCGTGGTCGCGTTTATTTGTGGATTTATCGCAATTCCGCTCATGAACAATGCACTATTGGTGATTATATTTTTCTCGCTGATTAACTGCTCTTATTCTGTTTTTTCGACTGTTTTAAAAGGTTATTTTGCAGATACTTTGGCTTTATCCTTAAAAACCAAAGTGTTTTCGCTCAACTACACCTTTATCAATATCGGCTGGACAGTAGGACCGCCAATAGGTACATGGCTATTAATGTACAGCATTAATTTACCTTTTTGGCTGGCCGCTGTGTCCGCTGCCGCCCCAATCTTTTTTATCCAGCGTTTTGTTCAAAGCACTAAACCTGCTAGCCATGTCGATGGTCAACCTAGAGTGTGGAACCCCAAAGCGATGCTCCACGACCGTGCACTGGCTTGGTTTATTCTCTCCACATTTCTCGGTTCACTCGTTTTCGGCTCTTTTACCACGTGGATCTCCCAATATGTGATCACCATTGCTAACAGTGACTTTGCACAAGCGGTGATTGGCGTAATTTTACCCGTCAATGCCGTCGTCGTTGTCACACTGCAATATACGGTGGGCAAGCGCATTACGCAGGATAACTTAAGACGCTTGATGACCATTGGTAGCATATTCTTTTTAGGGGGGTTATCGGTCTTTATGGGTTCTGGAGATAACCTCTATTTATGGGCGTTAGGCTCATTTATCTTCACTTTGGGAGAATTGATTTACGCACCGGGGGAATATATGTTAATTGACAGCATTGCCCCTGAAGGCATGAAATCCAGCTATTTTTCTGCTCAATCGTTGGGGTTACTTGGCGGAGCATTTAACCCAATGATGACGGGCTTCGTTCTAACTGAACTTCCTCCGTATTTTATCTTTATTATATTAATGGCGGTGACAGTGCTGGCATGGCTGAGTATGCTTAACGGCATGCGAATTAAAAATAAACAAACGCTCGCATTGTAA